In the genome of Nonlabens sp. MB-3u-79, one region contains:
- the trpC gene encoding indole-3-glycerol phosphate synthase TrpC: MEDILKKIITQTAQDLKARKQTTSLSELREMPSYSREVVSLYQSLKSGSGIIAEHKRQSPSKGSFNCPMNLEEIVKGYESAGASAISCLTDQPFFGGTLQDLIDARTVLNIPILRKDFMIDLYQVHEAKAFGADAILLIATCLNNEELKTMSLEAMNLGLEILFEVHDLEELNRIKEVTDSFNIEKYVIGVNNRDLKRFQTDIQNSKKLLPHFPPGVIAISESGISNPEVVKELKTLGFQGFLIGENFMKTEQPGASCEQFIKAINS; encoded by the coding sequence ATGGAAGACATTCTTAAAAAAATAATTACTCAAACAGCTCAAGATCTAAAAGCTAGAAAGCAAACGACCTCTCTTTCTGAGTTAAGAGAAATGCCTTCCTATTCCAGAGAAGTAGTTTCATTGTACCAAAGCCTTAAAAGCGGCAGCGGTATTATTGCTGAACATAAAAGACAAAGTCCTAGCAAAGGTTCTTTTAATTGTCCAATGAATCTGGAAGAAATAGTAAAAGGATATGAAAGTGCTGGCGCAAGCGCTATAAGCTGTTTGACTGATCAGCCTTTTTTTGGCGGCACATTACAAGATTTAATTGATGCTAGAACTGTATTGAACATTCCAATATTGCGTAAAGACTTCATGATAGATTTATATCAAGTTCATGAAGCAAAAGCATTTGGTGCAGACGCTATTCTTCTTATAGCAACTTGTTTGAATAATGAAGAGCTTAAGACGATGTCGTTAGAGGCAATGAATTTAGGACTGGAGATTCTTTTTGAAGTTCACGATTTAGAAGAACTTAATAGAATCAAAGAAGTTACTGATTCCTTTAATATTGAAAAATATGTCATCGGTGTCAACAATCGAGATTTGAAAAGGTTCCAAACAGATATTCAAAACAGTAAAAAGCTATTACCTCACTTTCCTCCAGGTGTTATCGCCATATCAGAAAGTGGTATTTCAAATCCAGAAGTGGTGAAGGAACTTAAAACCTTAGGTTTTCAAGGCTTTTTAATAGGTGAAAACTTTATGAAAACAGAGCAGCCTGGAGCAAGTTGTGAGCAGTTTATAAAAGCGATCAACTCATGA
- the trpD gene encoding anthranilate phosphoribosyltransferase, which yields MKDILNELFNHGTLSRKAAYDILTAITSGSVNDSQIAAFLTVYGMRSITVEELAGFRDAMLEQANLIDLKEFNPIDLCGTGGDGKNTFNISTLASFVTAGAGIPVAKHGNYGVSSVSGSSNVMEHLGFVFSNDQAILRKQISAANITFLHAPLFHPAMKAVAPIRKQLGVKTFFNMLGPLVNPAKPKLQSVGVFNLQLARNYEYLFQSETDKKYAILHAHEGYDEVSLTGKVRLARNNGVSDLSAADFGMDFLKQSDIYGGETVEDAAHIFMNVLNNKATAAQKNVVIANAATAISVAKDIEIIKAVELARTSLESGKALKSFKKLMELK from the coding sequence ATGAAGGATATATTAAATGAATTATTTAATCACGGCACACTTTCAAGAAAAGCCGCTTATGACATCCTTACCGCCATTACCAGCGGCTCGGTGAACGATTCACAAATAGCAGCTTTCCTTACCGTTTATGGAATGCGCAGTATTACCGTAGAAGAGCTCGCTGGATTTAGAGACGCCATGCTTGAGCAAGCAAATCTCATTGATTTAAAAGAGTTTAATCCTATAGATTTATGCGGAACTGGTGGTGATGGAAAAAACACTTTTAATATAAGTACACTCGCTAGTTTTGTTACTGCTGGTGCAGGTATTCCAGTAGCAAAACACGGCAATTATGGGGTGAGCTCGGTAAGTGGCTCGTCAAACGTAATGGAACACTTAGGATTTGTATTTTCCAATGACCAGGCTATTTTAAGAAAGCAAATTAGCGCAGCTAACATTACATTTTTACACGCACCTCTATTTCATCCTGCGATGAAAGCTGTAGCACCCATTAGAAAACAACTGGGGGTGAAAACTTTTTTCAATATGCTTGGCCCTTTAGTAAATCCAGCAAAACCAAAATTACAAAGTGTAGGTGTTTTCAATTTGCAGCTCGCGCGCAACTATGAATACCTTTTTCAGTCGGAGACTGATAAAAAATATGCCATTTTACATGCGCATGAAGGCTACGATGAAGTAAGTCTTACCGGCAAAGTACGACTTGCAAGAAACAATGGTGTTAGTGATTTATCTGCTGCTGATTTTGGTATGGATTTTTTGAAACAATCAGATATTTACGGGGGAGAAACCGTTGAAGACGCTGCGCATATTTTTATGAATGTTCTTAATAATAAGGCTACTGCTGCTCAAAAAAATGTAGTGATCGCAAATGCTGCAACAGCTATTTCAGTGGCAAAAGATATAGAGATCATAAAAGCAGTAGAACTAGCTAGAACATCTTTAGAATCTGGAAAAGCTCTGAAAAGCTTTAAAAAACTAATGGAACTCAAATAG
- a CDS encoding anthranilate synthase component II: MSKNILLIDNYDSFTYNLVHYLEELGTQLTVVRNDKITPQECEPYDAIVLSPGPGIPSEAGNLISIINHMKDKKPLLGICLGHQAITEVFGGKIINLEKVYHGVATQMSHNGNEIFNDIDSEFEAGRYHSWAAENDSFPNILEITATDENGQIMALKHKELPIYGLQFHPESIMTPQGKTMLKNFIATL, from the coding sequence ATGAGTAAAAATATTTTATTAATAGATAACTACGATTCTTTTACTTACAATTTAGTCCACTATTTAGAGGAATTGGGTACACAACTTACTGTAGTGCGCAATGATAAAATCACCCCTCAAGAATGTGAACCCTATGACGCTATCGTACTTTCTCCGGGGCCGGGAATCCCAAGTGAAGCGGGTAATCTGATATCGATTATTAACCATATGAAGGATAAAAAACCGCTATTAGGGATTTGCTTAGGACACCAGGCTATTACAGAGGTCTTTGGTGGAAAAATCATCAATCTTGAAAAAGTATATCATGGGGTTGCTACTCAAATGTCCCATAATGGAAATGAAATTTTTAACGATATAGATTCAGAATTTGAAGCTGGTCGTTACCATTCATGGGCTGCTGAAAACGATAGCTTTCCTAATATTTTAGAAATTACTGCAACTGATGAGAACGGTCAAATCATGGCATTGAAGCATAAAGAATTACCTATTTACGGCTTACAATTCCATCCGGAGAGTATCATGACACCTCAAGGGAAAACCATGCTTAAGAACTTTATAGCAACCTTATAG
- a CDS encoding NRAMP family divalent metal transporter, translating into MNRFFKVLGPGLLFASTAIGVSHLVQSTRAGMMYGFGFLFTIVVINILKYPFFEYGTRYAAATGESLIDGYRSLGKWAIIAYFFVMIVSLFFVSAAVFQVTAVFMKELFQLHEMAYTFSPLLLIIGSSFLILAWGKYKFLDGFIKVVGLVMIVCVAISFILVIYKGAAVASDQFDAPEIWSLSTIPFAIALMGWMPTAVDLSTWNSLWTLEKQKASGYKSSVKEATHEFALGYWISAVLAVMFLTLGSYLVYGTDTPIISGSAGFANQVINLFSSAMGQWSYYVIATAAFCIMYGTSLGVLDGYSRALKRTSEVLFIAGSVTDEKWYLAALSVTALGGFSLCYGLSGNPNGFLLLVDIATVLSFLFAPIVATLNYRLVTRKKFPEEHRPKFIMRAISLSGIFTLSVLSLVYMGYYFGMLD; encoded by the coding sequence ATGAATAGATTCTTCAAGGTTTTAGGTCCAGGCTTGTTATTTGCGAGTACTGCTATAGGAGTCAGTCATCTGGTGCAAAGCACTCGTGCTGGAATGATGTATGGATTTGGTTTTTTATTCACAATTGTAGTGATCAATATTTTAAAATATCCATTTTTTGAGTATGGAACCCGTTATGCAGCAGCAACAGGGGAGAGTCTCATCGACGGCTATAGAAGTTTAGGCAAATGGGCTATTATCGCTTATTTTTTTGTGATGATTGTAAGCTTGTTTTTTGTGAGTGCAGCAGTTTTTCAAGTGACTGCTGTTTTTATGAAAGAATTGTTTCAGCTTCACGAAATGGCCTATACGTTTTCACCTCTTCTTTTAATTATAGGATCTTCTTTCTTGATACTCGCATGGGGGAAGTATAAGTTTCTCGATGGATTTATTAAAGTAGTTGGTCTGGTAATGATTGTATGTGTAGCAATTTCTTTTATTCTCGTCATTTATAAAGGAGCAGCAGTGGCATCAGATCAATTTGATGCTCCAGAAATCTGGTCTCTGAGTACCATTCCTTTTGCTATAGCACTTATGGGATGGATGCCTACAGCGGTTGATTTAAGTACTTGGAATAGTCTCTGGACGCTGGAGAAGCAAAAAGCCTCTGGTTATAAATCTTCTGTAAAAGAGGCGACTCATGAGTTTGCGCTAGGTTACTGGATCAGTGCGGTTCTTGCAGTGATGTTTCTCACATTAGGTTCTTATTTAGTTTATGGAACGGATACGCCAATCATTTCTGGAAGTGCAGGGTTTGCCAATCAAGTTATTAATTTGTTTAGCAGTGCCATGGGGCAGTGGTCTTATTACGTCATTGCAACTGCTGCTTTTTGTATCATGTACGGTACAAGTTTAGGGGTTCTAGACGGTTATTCTAGAGCCTTAAAAAGAACCAGTGAGGTGTTGTTCATAGCAGGGTCTGTAACTGATGAAAAGTGGTACTTAGCTGCTTTAAGCGTTACGGCTTTGGGAGGTTTTAGTCTTTGCTATGGTTTAAGTGGTAACCCTAATGGTTTTCTTTTACTCGTAGATATAGCTACGGTATTGTCTTTTCTATTTGCACCTATTGTAGCTACCTTGAATTATAGACTGGTCACTAGAAAAAAATTCCCAGAAGAGCATCGACCTAAATTTATCATGAGGGCAATTTCTCTTTCGGGAATTTTTACTTTGAGCGTTTTATCACTCGTGTATATGGGGTACTATTTTGGAATGTTAGATTAG
- a CDS encoding phosphoribosylanthranilate isomerase, with amino-acid sequence MRDIENINQLQELDIDFMGLIRYPKSKRFVSDEQRDKIAQQTMNKGTVGVYVNETFENILQDIIPLELDVIQLHGDEDVAFAKALLEIDLKIFKAFQISEGFDFEGLIEWQELARTYQGKLFFLLDTATPDYGGSGTKFNWQILDSYKGDVPFLLSGGISKSDAETIKKIKHNMFLGVDLNSKFESQPGLKNIAELKTFIEKLRK; translated from the coding sequence ATGCGCGACATAGAAAACATCAATCAATTGCAGGAACTAGATATAGACTTTATGGGGCTTATACGCTACCCAAAATCCAAGAGGTTTGTCTCTGATGAGCAAAGAGATAAAATAGCTCAACAAACCATGAACAAAGGGACCGTCGGTGTTTATGTAAATGAAACTTTTGAAAACATTCTTCAGGATATCATACCCTTGGAATTAGATGTTATTCAATTACATGGTGATGAAGATGTTGCTTTCGCGAAAGCCTTACTAGAAATAGATCTTAAAATATTTAAAGCTTTTCAAATCTCAGAAGGTTTTGATTTTGAAGGTTTAATAGAGTGGCAAGAACTCGCAAGAACTTATCAAGGAAAATTATTCTTTTTGTTAGATACGGCGACACCAGATTATGGTGGTAGTGGTACGAAATTTAATTGGCAAATTCTCGACTCATATAAAGGAGACGTGCCCTTTTTATTAAGTGGAGGTATTTCAAAAAGCGATGCTGAAACCATTAAAAAAATAAAACACAATATGTTTTTAGGAGTAGATCTCAACTCAAAATTTGAGTCACAACCTGGCCTTAAAAACATAGCAGAACTAAAAACATTCATAGAAAAACTAAGAAAATGA
- a CDS encoding anthranilate synthase component I family protein, with amino-acid sequence MNHIQDTYTPRSTQQVILADTLTPVAIYMRLRDRYPNSILLESNEYGQRSNSYSFICCNPVATFEVNKKEIKSSFPDHTSKSQEYSSAFDLTSGLNEFKNTFAQVENEFPFPTNGLFGYLSYDAVQLFEELEFRLREDETNNIPLAHYQVFQNVMVFDHYHNQLYVFDHSYADNQSKLEEIVTVINHRDVANYSFKCTEEETSEMKDDDFRELVKKGKEHCHRGDVFQIVLSRKFEQAFQGDDFNVYRQLRAINPSPYLFYFDYGDFRIFGSSPEAQLLISGTKASIQPIAGTYKRTGNDTADLKAAEELKKDPKEAAEHMMLVDLARNDLSRHAKNVVVEDYQNIHFYSHVIHMVSKVSGIINEKDKIQLIGDTFPAGTLSGAPKYRAMQLIDQYEQSSREFYGGAIGYLGFDGNFNHAIIIRSILSRENKLVFRAGAGVVVESNIENETQEVYHKTNALRSAITKAN; translated from the coding sequence ATGAATCACATTCAAGACACCTATACACCTCGTAGTACACAACAAGTCATCCTTGCAGACACGCTTACTCCTGTTGCTATTTACATGAGATTGCGCGATCGATATCCCAATAGTATCCTTTTGGAAAGCAATGAATACGGACAACGCAGCAATAGTTATTCTTTTATATGCTGTAATCCAGTAGCCACTTTTGAGGTAAATAAGAAAGAAATTAAATCGAGTTTCCCTGATCACACCTCTAAGTCACAAGAATATTCTTCCGCTTTTGACCTCACTTCTGGATTGAATGAATTTAAAAACACATTTGCTCAAGTTGAAAATGAGTTTCCTTTTCCGACCAACGGTCTTTTTGGTTACCTCAGTTATGATGCGGTACAATTATTTGAAGAATTGGAGTTCCGCTTGCGCGAAGACGAAACCAATAACATCCCTCTTGCCCATTATCAAGTATTTCAAAATGTGATGGTTTTTGATCACTACCACAACCAGCTGTACGTTTTTGATCATTCCTATGCTGATAACCAAAGTAAACTAGAAGAAATAGTAACGGTTATCAATCATAGAGATGTAGCAAACTACAGTTTTAAATGCACTGAAGAAGAGACTTCAGAAATGAAGGATGATGATTTTAGAGAACTTGTAAAGAAAGGAAAAGAGCACTGCCATAGAGGCGATGTTTTTCAAATCGTACTCTCTAGAAAGTTTGAACAAGCCTTTCAAGGAGATGATTTTAACGTTTACCGACAGTTACGAGCTATCAATCCAAGCCCGTATTTATTTTATTTTGATTACGGTGATTTTAGAATATTTGGGTCCTCTCCAGAAGCACAATTACTTATTTCTGGCACAAAGGCCAGCATCCAACCTATTGCCGGAACTTATAAAAGAACCGGAAACGATACCGCCGATTTAAAAGCTGCCGAAGAATTAAAAAAGGATCCCAAAGAAGCAGCTGAGCATATGATGCTGGTAGATCTCGCCAGAAATGATTTGAGCCGCCATGCAAAAAATGTGGTGGTAGAGGATTATCAAAATATTCACTTTTATTCTCATGTTATTCATATGGTTAGTAAAGTGAGTGGTATCATAAATGAAAAGGATAAAATTCAACTTATAGGTGATACCTTTCCGGCTGGTACATTAAGTGGCGCTCCTAAATACAGAGCCATGCAATTGATCGATCAATATGAACAATCTTCCAGAGAGTTTTATGGTGGTGCCATAGGTTACTTAGGATTTGATGGTAATTTTAACCACGCCATTATCATCAGAAGTATTTTATCAAGAGAAAATAAACTGGTCTTCAGAGCTGGAGCAGGTGTAGTAGTAGAAAGTAATATAGAAAACGAAACCCAAGAAGTATATCATAAAACCAATGCACTTAGAAGTGCTATAACCAAAGCAAATTAA
- the msrA gene encoding peptide-methionine (S)-S-oxide reductase MsrA, with amino-acid sequence MKMLSFFMMILLASTCADSGKETEQAVNTNPIEVPSQNGMQRAYFASGCFWCVEEIYEGVKGVNESISGYSGGHTENPTYEDSNTGRTGHAEANEIIYDPEVVSFKTLVDVYFASQNIEQANGQGPDNGSQYRSIIFYQNDNEKKIVEAKITALTKEGYDVAAEVKPFQKFWKAEGYHQDYAKLHPTQGYIRGVSIPRFKKFATKMPQLIKESAKH; translated from the coding sequence ATGAAAATGTTATCTTTCTTCATGATGATTCTTCTTGCATCAACATGCGCTGATTCAGGCAAAGAGACGGAACAGGCCGTAAATACAAACCCCATTGAAGTGCCTTCTCAAAATGGAATGCAACGTGCTTACTTTGCTAGTGGGTGTTTCTGGTGTGTAGAAGAAATTTACGAAGGTGTAAAGGGAGTAAATGAGTCTATCTCAGGCTATTCTGGCGGCCATACAGAAAACCCTACTTATGAAGACAGCAATACTGGTAGAACTGGTCATGCTGAGGCTAACGAGATCATTTATGATCCTGAAGTGGTTTCTTTTAAGACACTAGTAGACGTTTATTTTGCATCACAAAATATCGAACAAGCAAACGGGCAAGGACCAGATAACGGTTCTCAATACAGGAGTATCATCTTCTATCAAAATGATAATGAAAAAAAGATTGTTGAAGCTAAAATTACTGCCTTAACTAAAGAAGGTTATGACGTGGCTGCCGAAGTGAAGCCGTTTCAAAAATTTTGGAAAGCTGAAGGTTATCATCAAGATTACGCAAAACTACATCCTACTCAAGGTTACATAAGAGGTGTTTCTATACCTAGGTTCAAAAAGTTTGCTACAAAAATGCCCCAACTGATTAAAGAAAGTGCCAAACACTAA
- the trpB gene encoding tryptophan synthase subunit beta codes for MSYQVDEKGFYGEFGGAFIPELLYPNIEELQENYLKIEKSPEFQKEFHQLLKDYVGRPTPLFLAKRLSAKYGAEIWLKREDLCHTGAHKINNTIGQIILAEKLGKKRIIAETGAGQHGVATATVCALKGLECIVYMGEKDIKRQAPNVARMKMLGATVRPATSGSKTLKDATNEAMRDWINNPENTHYIIGSVVGPHPYPDMVARYQSVISEEIKNQMDGLPDYVIACVGGGSNAMGAFYHFLDDKEVQLIGVEAAGLGIHTNKTAATLTLGTPGVLHASRSIMMQDKDGQVVEPHSISAGLDYPGIGPAHAWLKVSERARYMAVTDADALIAAVEVSRMEGIIPALETAHAFSVLKDLDLKPTDRVVINLSGRGDKDMNTYMEELNLL; via the coding sequence ATGAGCTATCAAGTAGATGAAAAAGGATTTTATGGAGAATTCGGTGGTGCATTCATTCCAGAATTACTCTATCCTAATATTGAAGAACTTCAAGAAAACTATTTAAAGATTGAAAAATCACCAGAGTTTCAAAAAGAGTTTCATCAATTGCTTAAAGATTACGTAGGTCGCCCTACTCCCCTCTTCCTAGCAAAAAGGTTATCAGCTAAGTATGGTGCAGAAATCTGGTTAAAACGAGAAGATTTATGTCATACTGGTGCACATAAGATCAATAATACCATTGGACAGATTATACTTGCTGAAAAACTAGGCAAAAAAAGAATCATTGCAGAGACAGGTGCCGGACAACACGGTGTCGCCACTGCTACGGTTTGTGCTTTAAAAGGCCTGGAGTGTATCGTCTACATGGGTGAAAAAGACATCAAACGTCAAGCGCCTAATGTTGCCCGTATGAAAATGCTAGGAGCAACAGTACGACCTGCTACAAGTGGATCTAAGACTTTAAAAGACGCTACTAATGAAGCGATGCGCGACTGGATTAACAACCCAGAAAACACTCATTATATCATAGGTTCTGTAGTTGGACCGCATCCATATCCAGATATGGTAGCTCGTTATCAGTCCGTTATTTCTGAAGAGATCAAAAACCAGATGGACGGCTTACCAGATTATGTGATTGCCTGCGTGGGTGGTGGATCAAATGCCATGGGAGCTTTTTATCATTTTCTAGATGATAAAGAAGTGCAATTAATAGGTGTAGAAGCAGCTGGATTAGGTATTCATACTAATAAAACAGCAGCTACCTTGACATTAGGAACTCCGGGGGTATTACACGCCAGTCGGTCTATCATGATGCAAGATAAAGATGGACAGGTGGTCGAACCACACAGTATTTCTGCTGGATTAGATTATCCTGGAATAGGTCCTGCGCATGCATGGTTAAAAGTATCTGAACGGGCACGATATATGGCAGTAACTGATGCAGACGCACTTATCGCAGCTGTGGAAGTAAGTCGTATGGAAGGAATTATTCCTGCTTTAGAAACGGCTCATGCATTTTCAGTATTGAAAGACTTAGATTTAAAACCTACCGACCGAGTAGTTATCAACTTATCTGGTCGTGGTGATAAGGATATGAACACGTATATGGAGGAATTGAATTTACTTTAA
- the asnB gene encoding asparagine synthase B: MCGIVGMFQLKKDSQEQRERILELSKKLRHRGPDWSGIYCGDNAILAHERLTIVDPQSGGQPLYSPDGKVVLAVNGEIYNHQNIRDHYINYDFKTKSDCEVILALYQDKGVDFMDELTGMYGFALYDIEKDVFLCARDHQGMIPLYYGYDELGQFYVASELKALEGTCNQIAPFPPGHYYYSETGEFTKWYDRDWKDYDAVKNNTSSVADLKKAMEESVHRHLMSDVPYGVLLSGGLDSSIVSAIAKKYASKRVESGDHAEAWWPQLHSFAIGLEGSPDLAASQVVADHIGTVHHSVNFTVQEGLDAIKDVVYFLETYDVTTIRASTPMYLLARVIKSMGIKMVLSGEGSDEIFGGYLYFHKAPNAEELHKETVRKLDTLHLYDNLRANKSLAAWGIEGRVPFLDKEFMDVAMRLNPKDKMCGNGKMEKHILREAFEDYLPKSVAWRQKEQFSDGVGYNWIDTLKEVVESVVTDEMMEAAPFKFKINPPQCKEEYYYRSIFSEHFPSDAAASCVPSLKSVACSTPVALEWDEAFKHMNDPSGRAVSGVHDQGY; this comes from the coding sequence ATGTGTGGTATTGTAGGAATGTTTCAACTGAAGAAAGACAGTCAAGAGCAGAGAGAAAGAATCTTAGAATTATCTAAGAAGTTAAGGCACAGAGGCCCAGATTGGTCAGGAATCTATTGTGGGGACAATGCGATCCTAGCCCACGAGAGATTAACAATCGTAGACCCGCAATCTGGTGGACAACCTCTTTACAGTCCTGACGGAAAAGTAGTTTTGGCCGTAAACGGTGAAATTTACAACCATCAAAACATACGTGACCATTACATCAATTATGATTTTAAAACAAAATCTGACTGTGAAGTCATTCTAGCTTTATATCAAGATAAAGGAGTTGATTTTATGGATGAGCTTACCGGTATGTATGGTTTTGCGCTTTATGATATAGAGAAAGATGTTTTCTTGTGCGCAAGAGATCACCAAGGAATGATACCTCTGTATTACGGTTATGATGAATTAGGTCAGTTTTACGTTGCTAGCGAGCTTAAAGCACTCGAAGGAACTTGTAACCAGATCGCTCCATTCCCTCCAGGACATTATTATTATAGTGAAACTGGTGAGTTTACTAAATGGTACGATAGAGACTGGAAAGATTATGATGCCGTTAAAAACAATACAAGCTCTGTAGCCGATTTAAAAAAAGCAATGGAAGAAAGTGTTCACAGACACTTAATGAGCGACGTGCCATACGGAGTGTTGCTCTCTGGCGGCCTGGACAGCTCTATTGTTAGTGCTATAGCAAAAAAATACGCTTCTAAAAGAGTAGAGTCTGGCGACCATGCAGAAGCCTGGTGGCCGCAATTGCACTCTTTTGCCATAGGATTAGAAGGAAGCCCTGACCTCGCTGCTTCACAAGTAGTTGCAGACCATATAGGCACCGTGCATCACAGTGTGAATTTTACTGTTCAAGAAGGACTCGATGCGATCAAAGACGTCGTTTATTTCTTAGAAACTTATGATGTAACAACCATTAGAGCCTCCACTCCAATGTATTTACTCGCTAGAGTAATTAAATCAATGGGAATTAAAATGGTGCTTTCTGGAGAGGGAAGTGATGAAATATTTGGAGGCTATTTATATTTCCACAAAGCTCCTAATGCAGAAGAGTTGCACAAAGAAACCGTACGCAAACTCGATACCCTGCACCTTTATGACAACCTAAGAGCAAATAAATCTTTGGCTGCATGGGGAATTGAAGGACGAGTACCCTTTTTAGACAAAGAGTTTATGGATGTAGCGATGCGTTTAAACCCTAAAGATAAAATGTGTGGCAATGGCAAAATGGAAAAACACATTTTACGAGAAGCATTTGAAGATTATCTTCCTAAAAGCGTCGCTTGGAGACAAAAAGAACAATTTAGTGATGGCGTGGGATACAACTGGATCGACACCTTAAAAGAAGTTGTTGAAAGTGTGGTGACTGATGAGATGATGGAAGCAGCTCCTTTTAAATTCAAGATCAATCCGCCACAATGCAAAGAAGAATATTATTACCGCAGTATCTTCTCAGAGCACTTTCCTAGCGATGCAGCTGCCAGTTGTGTACCTTCTTTAAAATCAGTAGCTTGCTCTACACCCGTTGCCTTGGAATGGGATGAAGCTTTCAAGCATATGAATGACCCCTCTGGACGTGCGGTAAGTGGAGTCCATGACCAAGGTTATTAA
- the trpA gene encoding tryptophan synthase subunit alpha: MKNKLTELLQHKPEGLLNIFYTAGYPQLEDTIPLLTALENSKVDLVEIGIPFSDPLADGPTIQESSKIALENGMSIEKLFSQLENHTAKVPLLLMGYLNPVMQYGLEAFCKRCQEVGVDGLIVPDLPMSIYQTEFKEAFEKYNISNIFLVTPQTSDKRIREIDKNSNGFIYAVSSASTTGSKTNFSAAADYLGKLKGMNLNTPVLTGFNITNKQNFQDACKYVNGAIIGSEFIRQITDVEDISHAAATFVASIK; encoded by the coding sequence ATGAAAAACAAACTCACGGAATTACTCCAACACAAGCCTGAAGGTTTGTTAAATATATTCTATACCGCTGGATATCCTCAATTAGAAGATACCATTCCCCTGCTAACTGCGTTAGAAAATTCTAAAGTAGACTTAGTGGAAATAGGAATACCATTTAGTGACCCATTAGCAGATGGCCCTACTATTCAAGAAAGCAGTAAAATTGCTCTAGAAAATGGCATGTCTATAGAGAAGTTATTTTCTCAATTAGAAAATCATACGGCAAAAGTACCATTGCTTTTGATGGGATATTTGAACCCGGTAATGCAATACGGGCTTGAAGCATTTTGTAAACGCTGTCAAGAAGTTGGAGTAGACGGCTTGATCGTACCCGACTTACCTATGTCAATTTACCAGACAGAATTTAAAGAGGCGTTTGAAAAGTACAACATCAGCAATATATTTTTAGTAACTCCACAAACTTCAGATAAGCGTATTAGAGAAATAGATAAAAACTCTAACGGTTTTATCTATGCGGTAAGTTCTGCAAGTACGACAGGTTCTAAAACAAACTTTTCTGCGGCGGCAGACTATTTAGGTAAACTCAAGGGAATGAATCTTAACACACCTGTTCTTACAGGTTTTAACATCACAAACAAACAAAACTTTCAAGATGCCTGCAAGTATGTGAACGGCGCAATTATAGGAAGTGAGTTTATCAGACAAATAACTGATGTAGAAGACATTTCTCATGCAGCTGCAACTTTTGTTGCCTCTATTAAATAA